A portion of the Candidatus Neomarinimicrobiota bacterium genome contains these proteins:
- a CDS encoding methyltransferase domain-containing protein produces MINLKEIHGDRILDIACGGGHTAVELCGELKSRDHVTGIDIRCRLREEFLKKFPEKKATFIAGDVRKTPADCYGSSFVT; encoded by the coding sequence ATGATAAATTTAAAAGAAATTCATGGCGACCGGATTCTGGATATCGCCTGCGGCGGCGGACATACAGCCGTGGAACTGTGTGGTGAACTGAAAAGCCGGGACCATGTGACGGGAATCGATATCCGGTGCAGGCTCAGGGAAGAATTCTTAAAGAAATTTCCTGAGAAAAAAGCCACTTTTATTGCAGGTGATGTGCGAAAAACTCCGGCAGATTGCTACGGCTCATCATTCGTTACTTAA